ACCGCATGCGCACCGCCGCCGTTCCGGCGCAGGCGGCGCGCCGCGCGGTCGCCCGCCCGCAGATCAACCCGATCTACCTGCCGCAGCAGGTCGCCTATGATGGCAAGGAGAAGACCGGCACCATCATCATCGATACCAAGCAGAACTTCCTCTATCTGGTGCAGGATGGCGGCAAGGCCCGCCGCTATGGCGTTGGCACCGGCAAGCCGGGCTTCGAATGGGCCGGCACGCACAAGGTCAGCCAGAAGCGCGAATGGCCCGACTGGCGCCCGCCGACCGAGATGATCTCGCGCGAGAAAGCCAAGGGCCGCTATCTGCCCACTTTCCTCGCCGGCGGCATGGAGAACCCGCTCGGCGCCCGCGCGCTCTATCTCGGTTCGACGCTCTACCGCATCCACGGCACCAACCAGCCCTGGACGATCGGCGGCGCGGTCTCATCGGGCTGCATCCGCATGCGCAACGAAGACGTTGTCGACCTCTACGACCGGGTGAAGGTAGGCACGACGGTCGTCGTGATGTAATATTTTCGAGTTGAGTCGGCCGAGGATACGTTTTCGGCCGCAACGGAATAACGGGGGACGGGCCTTGTGGGGACATGGCCAGTCCGGAAAGGGCAGCCGGCATTGCCGCGCTGCCCTTTCTGTTGGCGCTTTCGCTGAAAGCAGCGCGCATACGGCGCAAACCCAGGAGCCAACGGCCACAATCGACTAAGGCACGACGGAATCAGCCTCCCCCCAACGGCATTCTCCTGCTATGCCGCCCGGAAAACGCAGAAACCGGAAGTTTGCCAATGTCCACCTCCGACAGCCGCTATCTGAGGGGCGGCCCCGTTGCCCAGCGCATCATCGACAGCGTGCGCGTCGCCGCTGCCGAGGCGCGCAACGAGGGTTTTCCTCCGAAGCTGGTCTCCATCACCGTCGGCGATGTC
The genomic region above belongs to Mesorhizobium terrae and contains:
- a CDS encoding L,D-transpeptidase — protein: MRKLLLPLFGAIGALAAASSPTLASDRYAERPPVMVSPDLSAPWVLQLGRAPGAARQAQAYAVQPSMDQPQVRYRQGQPRVQYRQVQPQAQPDRMRTAAVPAQAARRAVARPQINPIYLPQQVAYDGKEKTGTIIIDTKQNFLYLVQDGGKARRYGVGTGKPGFEWAGTHKVSQKREWPDWRPPTEMISREKAKGRYLPTFLAGGMENPLGARALYLGSTLYRIHGTNQPWTIGGAVSSGCIRMRNEDVVDLYDRVKVGTTVVVM